One Burkholderia thailandensis E264 genomic window carries:
- a CDS encoding metal/formaldehyde-sensitive transcriptional repressor: MSHTIREKQKLLNRVRRIKGQVEAIERALEEECGCGDVLQRITSCRGAMNGLLAVVLEDHIRTHLVDAEAHDDHEGSASEQLIDVVHSYFK; the protein is encoded by the coding sequence ATGAGCCACACTATCCGCGAAAAACAGAAACTGCTGAACCGCGTGCGACGCATCAAGGGACAGGTCGAGGCGATCGAGCGCGCGCTCGAGGAGGAATGCGGTTGCGGCGACGTGCTGCAGCGAATCACGAGTTGCCGCGGCGCGATGAACGGCCTGCTGGCCGTCGTGCTCGAGGATCACATCCGCACGCACCTCGTCGACGCGGAGGCGCACGACGATCACGAAGGCAGCGCATCCGAGCAGTTGATCGATGTCGTTCACAGTTATTTCAAGTAA
- a CDS encoding metallophosphoesterase family protein: MIPIEHFEVPHLALWKSCVAQVLAQALGVEHRPSAGIDADHPLMRATDRYCRAMLDNRPLDAPAADSDDEEAVQTYLSYLHHRRAHAAIADDAQIERDIERQTQQYKFGNPLWQQMYVQYFKYYWQYPYHKGGEPQYRSWQAADAGKGDPRYGVIEWKLPARARVAIVGDIGTGTDVAAAVLIAASRFAPDAILHLGDVYFSGTRFETEHRLVGLVRDVLRSDKRRVPFFTVPGNHEYFTGAVSFLHALDSGELVDGPAQRQQASYFCLRTADDGWQFLGLDTGYHGHYMNVAASAQQATLERLHIGKVETAGEGASPHWPTDRNPYFRHASLAGLPPRDTASPVDQVSVRTDEAAWHLDKLTNFPGRSILLSHHQLYSALDVCGIAQRRIASGAPDPADFNREWVNTALWRQFGPTFGDRVAAWLWGHEHNLGIFADAYRPADWPADGDEATRIFKTLPKGRCAGHSAIPVQASEAPYAQKYPVPLKQAELRLDLSDGWYNRGFQILELAGAGQPARLSYYQVAEADPTPLPLFVESIS, encoded by the coding sequence ATGATTCCGATCGAACACTTCGAGGTTCCGCACCTGGCGCTGTGGAAGTCTTGCGTCGCACAAGTGCTTGCACAGGCGCTCGGCGTCGAGCATCGCCCGTCCGCCGGCATCGACGCAGACCATCCGCTGATGCGCGCGACCGACCGCTATTGCCGCGCGATGCTCGACAACCGGCCGCTCGATGCGCCCGCCGCCGACAGCGACGACGAAGAAGCGGTGCAAACCTACCTGTCGTATCTGCATCACCGCCGCGCGCACGCGGCCATCGCCGACGATGCGCAGATCGAGCGCGACATCGAACGTCAGACGCAGCAGTACAAATTCGGCAATCCGCTGTGGCAGCAGATGTACGTTCAGTATTTCAAGTACTACTGGCAATACCCGTATCACAAGGGCGGCGAGCCGCAGTACCGCTCATGGCAGGCCGCCGACGCCGGCAAGGGCGACCCGCGCTACGGCGTGATCGAATGGAAGCTGCCGGCACGGGCGCGCGTCGCGATCGTCGGCGACATCGGCACCGGAACCGACGTCGCGGCAGCCGTGCTCATCGCCGCGTCGAGGTTCGCTCCCGACGCGATTCTGCATCTCGGCGACGTCTACTTCTCCGGCACGCGCTTCGAAACCGAGCATCGGCTCGTCGGCCTCGTGCGCGACGTGCTGCGCAGCGACAAACGCCGCGTGCCGTTCTTCACCGTACCCGGCAACCACGAGTATTTCACGGGCGCCGTGTCGTTCCTGCATGCGCTTGATTCGGGCGAGCTCGTCGACGGCCCCGCGCAGCGGCAGCAGGCCAGTTATTTCTGCCTGCGCACCGCGGACGACGGCTGGCAGTTCCTCGGCCTCGACACCGGCTATCACGGACACTACATGAACGTCGCTGCGTCGGCGCAGCAGGCGACGCTCGAGCGGCTGCACATCGGCAAGGTCGAGACGGCCGGCGAAGGCGCGAGCCCGCATTGGCCGACCGACAGGAATCCGTACTTTCGGCACGCATCGCTCGCCGGCCTTCCGCCGCGCGACACGGCGTCGCCCGTCGACCAGGTGAGCGTGCGCACCGACGAAGCGGCATGGCATCTCGACAAGCTGACGAACTTCCCCGGCCGCTCGATCCTGCTTTCGCATCATCAGCTCTACTCGGCACTCGACGTATGCGGCATCGCGCAGCGCCGCATCGCATCCGGCGCGCCCGATCCGGCCGATTTCAATCGCGAATGGGTGAATACGGCGCTATGGCGACAATTCGGCCCGACGTTCGGCGATCGCGTGGCCGCGTGGCTCTGGGGTCACGAGCACAACCTCGGCATCTTCGCGGACGCATATCGCCCCGCCGATTGGCCGGCCGACGGCGACGAGGCGACGCGCATCTTCAAGACGCTGCCGAAAGGGCGCTGCGCGGGCCACAGCGCGATTCCCGTTCAGGCGAGCGAAGCGCCCTACGCGCAAAAGTACCCGGTGCCGCTGAAGCAGGCGGAACTGCGGCTCGATCTGAGCGACGGCTGGTACAACCGCGGCTTCCAGATTCTCGAGCTCGCGGGCGCAGGGCAGCCGGCCCGGCTGAGCTACTACCAGGTTGCGGAAGCGGACCCGACGCCGCTGCCGCTGTTCGTCGAATCGATTTCATGA
- a CDS encoding deoxyribonuclease II family protein, with amino-acid sequence MAISPRDEQNRSVDLWFAYKVPKLTKDADSDSASGYEYVYYDRQVGAVQKSPNLMNDPKGALFYTLDSVFGDPGDTTGWILYNDEMPADANRSNNATLGHTKGVIAFDIASSSALWLLHSWPKYASPSVPGVPTPLYGQTFLCLSLDLATAGKLAAQMALHQQPQVYLPRTGGLDHTSPLYALTQPLNASAPGDSDSLDFKTRGGVPFKVIAKNRKWGKDFWNDLVGPTLKADMYVETWIRGKIPPVLDSDGVHKTYDIKFIDLRKLGAPWAWPETQDHAKWGITTTDNWVCVGDINRMVTQEKRGGGTIAFQDPKLWKALCETDLIIPPPGKTDAQARAMIRKTHEPAE; translated from the coding sequence ATGGCCATCTCGCCGCGCGACGAACAGAATCGATCCGTCGATCTGTGGTTCGCCTACAAAGTACCGAAGCTCACGAAGGATGCCGACAGCGACAGCGCGAGCGGCTACGAGTACGTGTACTACGACCGTCAAGTCGGGGCAGTGCAGAAATCGCCTAACCTGATGAATGATCCGAAGGGGGCGCTGTTCTACACGCTCGATTCGGTCTTCGGCGATCCGGGCGACACGACGGGCTGGATTCTCTACAACGACGAAATGCCCGCCGATGCGAATCGCTCGAACAATGCGACGCTCGGCCATACGAAAGGCGTGATCGCCTTCGATATCGCGTCGAGCTCCGCATTGTGGCTGCTGCACTCGTGGCCGAAATACGCGAGCCCGTCGGTGCCCGGCGTGCCGACGCCGCTTTACGGCCAGACATTCCTGTGCCTGAGCCTCGATCTCGCGACGGCCGGCAAGCTCGCCGCGCAGATGGCGCTGCATCAGCAGCCGCAGGTCTATCTGCCGCGCACCGGCGGGCTCGATCACACGAGCCCCCTGTATGCGCTCACTCAACCGCTCAACGCATCCGCGCCCGGAGATTCCGACTCGCTCGATTTCAAGACGCGCGGCGGCGTGCCGTTCAAGGTGATCGCGAAGAATCGCAAATGGGGAAAGGACTTCTGGAACGACCTCGTCGGCCCGACACTGAAAGCCGACATGTACGTCGAGACCTGGATACGCGGCAAGATCCCGCCCGTCCTCGATTCGGACGGCGTGCACAAGACCTACGACATCAAGTTCATCGATCTGCGCAAGCTGGGCGCGCCGTGGGCGTGGCCCGAGACGCAGGACCACGCGAAGTGGGGCATCACGACGACCGACAACTGGGTATGCGTCGGCGACATCAACCGGATGGTGACGCAAGAGAAACGCGGCGGCGGCACGATCGCCTTCCAGGACCCGAAGCTGTGGAAGGCGCTTTGCGAAACCGATCTGATCATACCGCCGCCCGGCAAGACCGACGCGCAGGCACGGGCAATGATCCGCAAGACGCACGAACCGGCCGAATAG
- the dmeF gene encoding CDF family Co(II)/Ni(II) efflux transporter DmeF gives MSEFENVAFGAGHDHIFLGAAHEQNERRTWTVIALCAAMMVAEIVGGTLFGSLALVADGLHMSTHAGAMLIAAFAYTYARRHANDARFVFGTGKLGDLAGFTSAIVLAMIALFIAYEAISRFLSPVQIHFDQAIPIAVLGLLVNLASVWLLSGDHHGHDHHHGHGHGHDAHHDHDDDDTQTISTRAGVFAISIFEDGVPPVFRISPAAKQASLGDSRATITTIRADGSRRTFDMAKRGDCLESIDPIPEPHAFTAIVKLHDSEHALAFTEHEHAHDHGHGGSNDATARDHNIRSAYIHVIADAAVSVLAIAGLVLARTFGWMWMDPLAGIVGALVIANWSYGLMRDTGRILLDVSPDTRLADNVRRSIESGGDRVTDLHVWRLGPGHMSAVVSVATGDPARDSRFYHQLLKRFKSLSHVTVEVHCRA, from the coding sequence ATGAGCGAATTCGAAAACGTCGCGTTCGGCGCGGGGCACGACCATATTTTCCTCGGCGCGGCGCACGAGCAGAACGAACGCAGGACCTGGACCGTCATCGCGCTGTGCGCGGCGATGATGGTTGCGGAGATCGTCGGCGGCACGCTGTTCGGCTCGCTCGCGCTCGTCGCGGACGGTTTGCACATGTCGACCCATGCGGGTGCGATGCTGATCGCGGCGTTCGCGTACACGTACGCACGCCGGCACGCGAACGACGCGCGTTTCGTATTCGGCACGGGCAAGCTCGGCGACCTGGCCGGCTTCACGAGTGCGATCGTGCTCGCGATGATCGCGCTGTTCATCGCGTACGAGGCGATCTCGCGATTCCTCTCGCCCGTCCAGATCCACTTCGACCAAGCGATTCCGATCGCCGTGCTCGGTCTGCTCGTGAATCTCGCGAGCGTGTGGCTGCTGAGCGGCGATCACCATGGCCATGACCACCATCACGGACATGGGCATGGACATGACGCGCACCACGATCACGACGACGACGATACGCAGACGATCTCGACGCGCGCAGGCGTCTTCGCGATATCGATCTTCGAAGATGGCGTGCCGCCGGTATTCCGGATCTCACCCGCGGCTAAACAGGCATCCTTAGGCGACTCGCGGGCGACGATCACGACGATCCGCGCCGACGGATCGCGACGGACGTTCGATATGGCCAAGCGCGGCGACTGCCTGGAATCGATCGACCCGATCCCCGAGCCGCACGCGTTCACCGCGATCGTGAAATTGCACGACTCCGAGCATGCGCTTGCCTTCACCGAGCACGAACATGCACACGATCATGGCCATGGCGGCTCGAACGACGCCACGGCGCGCGATCACAACATCCGGTCCGCCTACATACACGTGATCGCGGACGCGGCCGTCTCGGTGCTCGCGATCGCCGGGCTCGTGCTCGCACGCACGTTCGGCTGGATGTGGATGGACCCGCTCGCGGGCATCGTCGGCGCACTCGTGATCGCGAACTGGTCGTACGGCCTGATGCGCGATACGGGCCGCATTCTCCTCGACGTCAGTCCGGACACTCGCCTTGCCGACAACGTGCGCCGCTCGATCGAAAGCGGCGGCGATCGCGTCACCGATCTGCATGTCTGGCGTCTCGGCCCCGGCCACATGAGCGCGGTCGTATCCGTCGCGACAGGCGATCCGGCACGCGACTCACGCTTCTATCACCAATTGTTGAAGCGCTTCAAGAGTTTGTCGCACGTGACCGTCGAAGTGCATTGCCGCGCCTGA
- a CDS encoding GTPase, producing the protein MNAHPPAGALVPLVTRHTDIAAAAPLRGTTTLPPVAWERIGRSAPSRIAPGARAPDDPLPRADIVVITWTSAEWFALDHVFVNSGHTGDYNDYAWKQAWLPYTRGASSYAADTKSGLLWGLFQMVRIIDRSGRPWNVLLFKSNAHLAHSPWLDGLSAMLRCIAEDARPDRIYTIGTAGGARRDQRLGDTVLANAALLEVQRPQNATSHDGGNVYRCPTWYPSTALVGEVESRLLFRMSEIVTQQSLAALFDELKARHPDDPGLGELTLSDLLNDAIRPECLHTPAIRPLKDAPLLTTDFYYIAEGDDAHAYSCLEMDDAVIAQQANRLGVRFACVRNISDPIVRRRTDRGTPISDAVRADWSGLIYSTFGLQTSYNGALATWATIAGEGSATYNPSREHRPIDADDPLEVQLAFQVRSCGTCSFFWPADPKQRTYGPYTAFDFDVTVPYPASANGKSGAVRWINGRTRPPAFPNGEVIDGCRKAPIMTIGINPNLTAFLPGQTGAAWCYPDFSSDGDTDAWAKYAWYYRYRTVYQEKLDLDFVRRFMLPEERVIAARGGEVTGAARVSDSPAWSITVRYDGDATDTTVAIPGKTGDFPYVLLFDTYRPHNRFAAGDVLAARVSVPEGIQVDVLQQPQSYYLQFVPVLERFERTLRSGGHPAASLHVGEDVCQLDMVACASPHWKPGFLGGSDASVTAIVDNCVSRNAWAIKQMVQTRPAVLYIVSEASWNMFHSAFGAHVRRDPPLSSHPADKDYTLLKETTDPAHPAYVEFDVTIDGVRYFNRTRLVITPHFSYNSFFLQQYRMSAHEWQAFGTAQPQCVAALTPQNGFTLALPTPEYPDDYVAIQLPADADAANAARAWLASQFPEASRTLDAYFVDAHASMASVLDELYEKRALTWHDADGGGYLSRTEGSCRFCVNRHWQFPNECRYDKTHEPQPPAGFLAKVAQHLVATGKPTAPGATTGAPR; encoded by the coding sequence ATGAATGCGCATCCACCCGCCGGCGCGCTCGTGCCGCTCGTCACGCGCCATACCGACATCGCAGCCGCCGCGCCGCTGCGCGGCACGACGACGCTGCCGCCCGTCGCATGGGAACGCATCGGCCGGAGCGCGCCCTCGCGCATCGCGCCCGGCGCGCGCGCGCCCGATGATCCGCTGCCGCGCGCCGACATCGTCGTGATCACGTGGACGAGCGCCGAGTGGTTCGCGCTCGACCACGTGTTCGTCAACAGCGGCCACACCGGCGACTACAACGATTACGCATGGAAGCAGGCGTGGCTGCCGTACACGCGCGGCGCGTCGTCGTACGCGGCGGACACGAAATCGGGCCTGCTCTGGGGGCTCTTTCAGATGGTGCGGATCATCGATCGCTCGGGACGCCCGTGGAATGTGCTGCTGTTCAAGTCGAACGCGCATCTCGCGCATTCGCCTTGGCTGGACGGCTTGTCCGCAATGCTTCGCTGCATCGCCGAGGATGCCCGCCCCGATCGCATCTACACGATCGGGACCGCGGGCGGCGCGCGCCGCGATCAGCGCCTCGGCGACACGGTGCTCGCGAACGCCGCGCTGCTCGAGGTGCAGCGCCCGCAGAACGCGACGAGCCACGACGGCGGCAACGTGTATCGCTGTCCGACGTGGTATCCGTCGACCGCGCTCGTCGGCGAAGTCGAAAGCAGGCTGCTGTTCAGGATGAGCGAAATCGTCACGCAGCAATCGCTCGCCGCGCTCTTCGACGAACTGAAGGCGCGCCACCCCGACGATCCGGGCCTCGGCGAGCTGACGCTGTCGGACCTGCTCAACGATGCGATTCGGCCCGAATGCCTGCACACGCCGGCGATCCGCCCGCTGAAAGATGCGCCGCTTCTGACGACGGATTTCTATTACATCGCAGAGGGCGACGATGCGCATGCGTACTCGTGCCTCGAGATGGACGATGCGGTCATCGCCCAGCAGGCGAACCGGCTCGGCGTGCGTTTCGCCTGCGTGCGCAACATTTCCGATCCGATCGTGCGGCGCCGCACCGACCGAGGCACGCCGATCTCGGACGCCGTACGCGCAGACTGGTCCGGCCTCATCTACTCGACGTTCGGACTGCAGACGAGCTACAACGGCGCGCTCGCGACGTGGGCGACGATAGCGGGCGAAGGTTCGGCAACCTACAACCCGAGCCGCGAACACCGGCCCATCGACGCAGACGATCCGCTCGAGGTGCAGCTCGCATTCCAGGTTCGCTCGTGCGGCACGTGCTCGTTCTTCTGGCCTGCCGATCCGAAGCAGCGCACATACGGTCCGTATACGGCATTCGACTTCGACGTCACCGTGCCCTACCCGGCAAGCGCGAACGGCAAGAGCGGCGCGGTGCGCTGGATCAACGGCCGCACGCGGCCACCGGCGTTCCCGAACGGCGAAGTGATCGACGGCTGCCGCAAGGCGCCCATCATGACGATCGGCATCAATCCGAATCTGACTGCGTTCCTGCCGGGCCAGACAGGCGCCGCGTGGTGCTATCCGGATTTCTCGTCCGACGGCGACACCGACGCATGGGCGAAATACGCGTGGTACTACCGCTATCGGACCGTGTATCAGGAGAAGCTCGACCTCGATTTCGTGCGGCGCTTCATGTTGCCGGAAGAACGCGTGATCGCGGCGCGCGGCGGCGAGGTGACAGGCGCGGCACGCGTCAGCGACAGCCCCGCGTGGTCGATCACGGTGCGCTACGACGGTGACGCAACCGATACCACGGTCGCGATTCCCGGCAAGACCGGCGATTTCCCGTACGTGCTGCTCTTCGACACGTACCGGCCGCACAACCGCTTCGCCGCGGGGGACGTGCTCGCCGCGCGCGTGTCGGTGCCGGAAGGCATCCAGGTCGACGTGCTGCAGCAGCCGCAGAGCTATTACCTGCAGTTCGTGCCCGTGCTGGAGCGCTTCGAGCGCACGCTGCGCAGCGGCGGCCATCCGGCCGCGTCGCTGCACGTCGGCGAGGACGTCTGCCAGCTCGACATGGTCGCGTGCGCGTCGCCGCACTGGAAACCGGGCTTCCTCGGCGGCAGCGACGCAAGCGTCACGGCGATCGTCGACAACTGCGTGAGCCGCAATGCATGGGCGATCAAGCAGATGGTGCAGACACGGCCCGCCGTGCTCTACATCGTCAGCGAAGCGAGCTGGAACATGTTCCATTCGGCGTTCGGCGCGCATGTGCGGCGCGATCCGCCGCTCTCCTCGCATCCAGCCGACAAGGACTACACGCTGCTGAAGGAAACGACCGACCCTGCGCACCCGGCCTATGTCGAGTTCGACGTGACGATCGACGGCGTGCGCTACTTCAATCGCACGCGCCTCGTCATCACCCCGCACTTCTCGTACAACAGCTTCTTCCTGCAGCAATACCGGATGAGCGCGCACGAATGGCAGGCGTTCGGCACGGCTCAGCCGCAATGCGTCGCGGCGCTCACGCCGCAGAACGGCTTCACGCTCGCGCTGCCGACGCCGGAGTACCCGGACGATTATGTCGCGATCCAGTTGCCCGCCGACGCGGATGCGGCGAACGCGGCGCGCGCATGGCTCGCGAGCCAGTTTCCCGAGGCGTCCCGCACGCTCGATGCGTACTTCGTCGACGCGCATGCGTCGATGGCGTCGGTGCTCGACGAGCTCTACGAAAAACGCGCGCTCACGTGGCACGACGCAGACGGCGGCGGCTATCTGTCGCGCACCGAAGGCTCGTGCCGGTTCTGCGTGAATCGCCACTGGCAATTCCCGAACGAATGCCGCTACGACAAGACGCACGAGCCACAACCGCCCGCCGGCTTTCTCGCCAAGGTCGCGCAGCATCTCGTCGCGACCGGCAAGCCCACCGCGCCGGGCGCCACGACAGGAGCACCACGATGA